The following proteins come from a genomic window of Lolium rigidum isolate FL_2022 chromosome 5, APGP_CSIRO_Lrig_0.1, whole genome shotgun sequence:
- the LOC124656308 gene encoding uncharacterized protein LOC124656308: MAHMRVVHRDEEGHMVKEKVPIPETRHPDTARHFERKFEEKGLHRFERHPANGPRGIGAPPPKSGRGGKFTWEGPDGIVDSELDPLPAAIDRNDPNYEEEGEGEMEDVAKEALVGEVEVAKVAEARDGVARVDVAPPLLQDLQ, translated from the coding sequence ATGGCGCACATGCGCGTGGTGCACCGGGACGAGGAGGGCCACATGGTGAAGGAGAAGGTGCCGATCCCGGAGACGCGGCACCCGGACACGGCGAGGCACTTCGAGCGCAAGTTCGAGGAGAAGGGCCTGCACCGCTTCGAGCGCCACCCGGCCAACGGGCCCCGCGGCAtcggcgcgccgccgcccaagtcgGGCCGCGGCGGGAAGTTCACCTGGGAGGGCCCCGACGGGATCGTCGACAGCGAGCTCGACCCTCTGCCGGCGGCCATCGACCGCAACGACCCCAACtacgaggaggagggggagggggagatgGAGGATGTGGCCAAGGAGGCGCTGGtcggggaggtggaggtggccaaGGTGGCCGAGGCCAGGGATGGTGTCGCCAGGGTCGACGTCGCGCCGCCGCTCCTGCAGGACCTGCAGTAG